A stretch of Blautia liquoris DNA encodes these proteins:
- a CDS encoding FAD-dependent oxidoreductase — MNTYIEDKREISVLGNYDVLVLGGGPAGVSAAVTAGRLGAKTMLIEQLGNVGGMSTTGLMSHWTGNTKGGIYEEIIKRSVSMEEEEYVHTNKSSRQTINPENLKTIYLQMLEEANVHIRLYTFASEVIMEDNRLKGVIVESKSGREAIMAKVVIDGTGDGDIAFQAGVDFVKGREEDGLMQPATLMFKIAGVDYSKAVFPGKFEDHLMIPKGDIQKLGEDSLPFPAGHVLLYRTSLPGVVTCNMTNVLEIDGTNVDDLVRATIQCRKQMQPIVDFLRNNVSGYEKCYVISSADLIGIRETRHFKGLYTINEKDIEEGRIFDDWVVSKAHFNFDVHNISGSGLDKTGAQDTFKQKKGYTIPYRCFIPEKIDGLLLSGRNISGTHLAHSNFRAMPICANMGQAVGIAAYIAARENGLPRDVDVKEIQEILKDQGCVK, encoded by the coding sequence ATGAACACATATATAGAAGATAAGAGGGAAATATCTGTTCTTGGTAACTATGATGTTTTAGTTTTGGGAGGCGGACCTGCTGGGGTTTCCGCAGCAGTAACAGCCGGCAGACTAGGCGCCAAAACCATGCTGATTGAACAGCTTGGAAACGTGGGCGGAATGTCGACGACAGGTCTTATGAGCCATTGGACTGGAAATACGAAGGGCGGTATTTATGAAGAAATCATAAAACGCTCAGTATCGATGGAAGAGGAAGAGTATGTCCATACAAACAAATCGAGCAGACAGACGATAAATCCCGAGAATCTAAAAACCATTTATCTGCAAATGCTGGAGGAGGCAAATGTACATATCCGGCTATACACATTTGCCAGTGAAGTGATTATGGAAGACAATCGACTAAAAGGCGTGATTGTAGAGAGTAAATCGGGAAGAGAAGCGATCATGGCCAAAGTGGTGATCGACGGCACCGGGGACGGAGATATTGCTTTTCAAGCGGGAGTGGATTTTGTAAAGGGACGTGAAGAAGACGGACTTATGCAGCCGGCAACTTTGATGTTTAAAATTGCAGGAGTAGATTATTCAAAGGCGGTTTTCCCTGGAAAATTTGAAGATCATCTGATGATACCTAAAGGAGATATTCAAAAACTAGGAGAAGACTCTCTTCCGTTTCCGGCAGGACATGTGCTGCTTTATCGCACGTCACTTCCAGGTGTAGTTACCTGCAATATGACGAATGTTTTAGAAATAGATGGTACTAATGTGGACGACCTTGTACGTGCGACAATTCAATGCCGGAAACAGATGCAGCCGATCGTGGATTTTCTGAGAAACAATGTTTCGGGCTATGAAAAGTGTTATGTAATTTCATCGGCAGACTTAATTGGAATTCGTGAGACCAGACATTTTAAAGGACTCTATACAATCAACGAAAAGGATATAGAAGAAGGAAGAATTTTCGATGACTGGGTGGTTTCAAAAGCGCATTTTAATTTTGATGTGCATAATATTTCCGGCAGTGGATTGGATAAGACGGGTGCTCAGGATACATTTAAGCAGAAGAAAGGGTACACCATTCCATATCGGTGTTTTATACCGGAAAAAATCGATGGGCTGCTGCTTTCGGGAAGAAATATCTCTGGTACACATCTGGCACATTCGAATTTCAGGGCAATGCCAATTTGTGCAAACATGGGGCAGGCGGTTGGAATTGCTGCATATATTGCTGCGAGAGAGAATGGTCTGCCAAGAGATGTCGATGTGAAAGAAATACAAGAAATACTGAAAGATCAAGGATGCGTCAAATAG